A single Carnobacterium alterfunditum DSM 5972 DNA region contains:
- a CDS encoding helix-turn-helix domain-containing protein: MNFNQFKSIYPSAFLTDVSKNDQAFLTFPYQNKWINFDENQLTVSEKKLLYLIFNQDITMQNLETPQSKWYQFLIEDNPSLPIEKGIYRVVQFDITKKDTRFDKKLWLSSFKSFFKDVQEAFFIDDHYGLLIHRYSGFSAAQEETIGILQTLDDDFSTKTSGYIGQYWPLSLDFKQFFKEEQTIFLNQLQKSKQVFSLSDVALSYYASEALSKSPIIQQLKKDLASHPEIKELITAIWLNQGNISLAAKYLYIHRNTLQYRLDRFFEEFGFSLKDRNDLLLCYLLTI; this comes from the coding sequence ATGAATTTCAATCAATTTAAATCTATTTATCCATCTGCTTTTTTAACAGATGTTTCAAAAAACGATCAAGCTTTTTTAACGTTTCCTTACCAAAATAAATGGATCAATTTTGATGAAAATCAGCTGACAGTCTCAGAAAAAAAATTACTTTATCTAATTTTTAATCAAGATATTACCATGCAAAATTTAGAAACTCCGCAATCAAAATGGTATCAATTTTTAATAGAGGATAACCCTTCCCTTCCAATTGAAAAAGGTATCTACCGAGTTGTACAATTTGATATCACAAAAAAAGATACTCGTTTTGATAAAAAATTATGGCTTAGTTCATTTAAAAGCTTTTTTAAAGATGTACAAGAAGCATTCTTTATTGATGATCATTACGGACTTTTGATCCACCGTTATTCAGGTTTTTCAGCAGCTCAAGAGGAGACGATTGGGATCTTACAGACTTTAGATGACGATTTTTCAACAAAAACGAGTGGCTATATTGGTCAATATTGGCCTCTTTCTTTAGACTTCAAGCAATTTTTTAAAGAGGAACAAACTATTTTTTTAAATCAGTTACAAAAAAGTAAACAAGTTTTTTCCTTGTCTGATGTTGCACTGAGTTATTATGCTTCAGAAGCTCTATCAAAAAGTCCTATTATCCAACAATTAAAAAAAGATCTAGCTTCTCACCCTGAAATAAAGGAACTGATCACAGCAATATGGCTGAACCAAGGAAACATAAGCCTAGCAGCTAAATATCTTTATATTCACCGAAATACATTACAGTACCGGTTAGATCGATTTTTTGAAGAATTTGGTTTTTCATTAAAAGATAGAAACGATCTACTTCTTTGTTATTTATTAACAATCTGA
- the tadA gene encoding tRNA adenosine(34) deaminase TadA — translation MLTIEEKTYFMQEAIKEAHKAKSKLEVPIGAVVVLNGEIIGRGHNIREESNDATTHAEMLAIQEANRNLKNWRLEDAQLFVTLEPCPMCSGAMILSRIKELYYGASDPKGGTAGTLMNLLNDKRFNHQVQIEKGLLEEECSQLLSDFFRELRKRKKEEKMQRKAKLTKEDDSQV, via the coding sequence ATGTTAACTATTGAAGAAAAAACGTATTTTATGCAAGAAGCGATCAAAGAAGCTCACAAAGCAAAATCAAAATTAGAGGTCCCTATAGGTGCAGTAGTTGTGCTAAATGGGGAAATTATTGGTCGTGGGCATAACATAAGAGAAGAATCAAATGATGCAACAACTCATGCGGAGATGTTGGCTATTCAAGAAGCTAATCGAAATTTGAAAAATTGGCGTTTAGAGGACGCTCAATTATTTGTAACATTAGAACCTTGTCCTATGTGCAGTGGTGCGATGATTTTATCTCGTATCAAAGAACTCTATTATGGAGCAAGTGATCCTAAAGGTGGCACAGCAGGTACATTGATGAATTTGCTTAATGATAAGCGTTTTAATCACCAAGTACAAATTGAAAAAGGTCTTTTGGAGGAAGAATGTAGTCAATTATTAAGTGATTTTTTCCGAGAATTGAGAAAACGTAAAAAAGAAGAAAAAATGCAAAGAAAAGCAAAACTAACTAAAGAAGACGACAGCCAAGTATAA
- the proC gene encoding pyrroline-5-carboxylate reductase: MKVGFIGIGNMASAIIKGIIQNGHTSNQDIYVHNTTPEKLAIFTAETGTHACSSNKELVEKVDILILAAKPNVFPAILTEIKAELAIHRPVVVSIAAGTTIQKLSELLNDNNDTPIIRVMPNLNSQIGEGMTAICGNNYATPEQKAFVLNMFKAVGEAIELPEKDFSTFTALAGSSPAFVFLFIDSLARAAVKNGMSKETATKIAAQAVLGSGKLVLDSSETPWNLIDQVSSPGGTTVEGVLTLEDTGFVSSITKAVQAVIDKDQAMMQQ; encoded by the coding sequence ATGAAAGTAGGATTCATCGGTATTGGGAACATGGCTAGTGCCATTATTAAAGGTATTATACAAAATGGGCATACATCCAACCAAGATATTTATGTACACAATACAACTCCAGAAAAATTAGCAATTTTCACCGCAGAAACTGGAACGCATGCTTGTTCATCTAATAAAGAACTGGTAGAAAAGGTCGATATTTTAATTCTTGCAGCTAAACCAAATGTTTTTCCAGCTATTTTAACAGAAATTAAAGCTGAACTCGCTATTCATCGACCAGTAGTTGTTTCGATTGCAGCCGGAACGACAATTCAAAAACTGTCGGAGCTATTGAATGATAACAATGACACACCAATAATTCGAGTGATGCCTAATCTGAATTCACAGATTGGAGAAGGGATGACTGCTATTTGCGGAAATAACTATGCAACTCCTGAACAAAAAGCATTCGTTTTGAATATGTTCAAAGCTGTTGGAGAAGCTATCGAATTGCCTGAAAAAGACTTTAGCACATTTACAGCACTTGCTGGAAGTTCACCAGCATTTGTCTTTTTATTTATTGATTCCTTGGCAAGAGCTGCTGTTAAAAATGGTATGTCTAAAGAAACAGCAACAAAAATTGCTGCCCAAGCTGTACTTGGAAGTGGAAAATTAGTATTGGATAGCAGTGAAACACCATGGAATTTAATCGATCAGGTTTCTTCTCCAGGAGGAACAACTGTTGAAGGTGTTTTAACATTAGAAGATACTGGCTTTGTCTCTTCTATTACAAAGGCTGTACAAGCAGTTATCGATAAAGATCAAGCTATGATGCAACAGTAA
- a CDS encoding metal ABC transporter substrate-binding protein, which translates to MMKSTKSIAMGLTLISAAAILASCGTDEQASKSSENTNKEDKLKVVTTFYPMYDFTRNVTQDSAEVSLLLPAGTDVHSFEPSAKEVAEIQEADVFIYNSEEMETWVPAVLDTIDLEQVQVIDAGEGISLIENESTEEHEEHEDEADVEEEHLHAFDPHIWLDPVFAQEEVTTIKEGLIIADPENQESYEANAVSYNQELEALNQEYQTTFKDAKNRTFVAQHTAFGYLAKRYDLIQVSIAGLTTEEEPSPAKLAELSEIIKEEKIEYIYFEDNASSKIAETLANEVGVELALLSPLAGVSQEDQEDGIDYIEVMKKNLDSLKKSIR; encoded by the coding sequence ATTATGAAATCAACTAAATCAATAGCCATGGGTTTAACCCTAATTAGTGCAGCAGCAATATTAGCTAGTTGTGGAACGGATGAACAAGCTAGTAAATCATCAGAAAATACTAATAAAGAAGATAAATTAAAAGTAGTGACTACTTTTTATCCAATGTATGATTTCACAAGAAATGTGACCCAGGATTCTGCTGAAGTGTCTTTGTTGTTGCCAGCTGGAACAGATGTGCATAGTTTTGAACCTAGTGCAAAAGAGGTCGCTGAAATCCAAGAAGCGGATGTTTTTATTTACAATAGCGAAGAAATGGAAACGTGGGTCCCAGCGGTACTTGACACGATTGATCTAGAACAGGTGCAAGTTATTGATGCTGGTGAAGGCATCTCGCTTATTGAAAATGAATCAACCGAAGAGCATGAAGAGCATGAAGATGAGGCTGATGTGGAAGAAGAACACCTGCATGCATTCGATCCTCATATTTGGTTAGATCCTGTATTTGCTCAAGAAGAAGTGACAACTATAAAAGAGGGACTGATTATTGCTGATCCAGAAAATCAAGAAAGCTACGAAGCAAATGCTGTTTCCTATAACCAAGAGTTGGAAGCATTAAATCAGGAATATCAAACTACTTTTAAAGATGCAAAAAATCGAACATTCGTTGCACAACACACAGCTTTTGGGTATTTAGCAAAACGGTATGATTTGATTCAAGTTTCAATAGCTGGGTTAACAACAGAAGAAGAGCCGAGTCCAGCTAAATTAGCTGAGCTATCAGAAATTATCAAAGAAGAAAAAATTGAATATATTTATTTTGAAGATAATGCTTCTTCCAAAATCGCTGAAACATTGGCAAATGAGGTCGGAGTTGAATTAGCTTTGTTGAGTCCACTAGCGGGAGTCAGTCAAGAAGATCAGGAAGATGGGATAGACTATATTGAAGTCATGAAAAAAAACTTGGACTCTTTAAAGAAAAGTATTCGTTAG
- a CDS encoding tocopherol cyclase family protein codes for MFEKIKNPILFQGNLNKKNYFEGWYFKQVSFDEKTSISFIPGVNLFSGDEHSFVQYIYMNLNERNEKTTKTGYIRYRLDEFSYQNEPFLVQIGQNIFTESFISVRLKDEQFMIQGKLGLGTFQSIKKTLLAPSIMGGFAYVPKMECYHGVISMNHRLQGSLTINNKDIEFTNGKGYIEKDWGTSFPKEYIWIHSNHFKDPSTSLFLSVAHIPFHVKTFKGFICNLIVNDKEYRFATYNNSKVSILDQTKDSVTIVFTNKEAELTVKGLITCSGELIAPENGSMNKAIKEGLSGEVTILLKDKKQNKVYQDTGNLIGIEIV; via the coding sequence ATGTTTGAAAAAATAAAAAATCCAATTCTTTTTCAAGGAAATTTAAATAAAAAAAATTACTTTGAAGGTTGGTATTTTAAGCAAGTATCATTCGATGAAAAGACCAGTATCAGTTTTATTCCAGGGGTAAATTTATTCAGCGGAGATGAGCATAGTTTTGTCCAATATATCTACATGAATTTAAATGAACGAAATGAAAAAACGACAAAGACGGGTTACATTCGTTACCGGTTAGACGAATTTAGTTATCAAAATGAACCATTTCTAGTTCAAATTGGGCAAAATATTTTTACGGAATCATTTATCTCCGTGCGACTTAAAGATGAGCAGTTTATGATCCAAGGGAAATTAGGCTTGGGAACTTTCCAAAGCATAAAAAAAACCCTTTTAGCTCCTTCGATCATGGGAGGATTTGCATATGTTCCAAAGATGGAGTGTTACCATGGTGTGATCAGCATGAACCATCGTTTACAAGGGAGCTTAACAATCAACAATAAAGACATTGAATTTACAAATGGTAAAGGGTATATCGAAAAAGATTGGGGCACTTCTTTTCCGAAAGAGTATATTTGGATCCATTCAAATCATTTCAAGGATCCCAGTACTAGTCTGTTTTTATCAGTTGCACATATCCCATTTCACGTAAAAACCTTTAAAGGGTTTATTTGTAATCTAATAGTGAATGACAAAGAGTATCGCTTTGCAACCTATAACAATAGTAAAGTAAGCATATTGGATCAAACAAAAGATTCAGTAACAATTGTTTTTACAAATAAAGAAGCAGAACTAACGGTTAAAGGACTGATTACATGTTCTGGTGAACTTATCGCTCCTGAAAATGGAAGTATGAATAAGGCTATCAAAGAAGGTTTATCAGGAGAAGTCACTATTTTATTGAAAGATAAGAAGCAGAATAAGGTGTACCAAGATACAGGTAATTTAATAGGTATCGAAATAGTTTAA
- a CDS encoding methylated-DNA--[protein]-cysteine S-methyltransferase — protein MENNEQEIIYGSFKYDLGRLYIAATDKGLCFVSSLNEPLSELEVWMTKAYPKAVLVEDMAKLQHYHQQILEYFNGTRITFTFPLDINGTLFQQKVWHVLNDIPYGETRYYGEIAAEIGQPNSFRAVGTAIGRNPVLIVVPCHRVIHKNGKLAGYRGKLEMKEKLLNLEKYTRATGLANN, from the coding sequence ATGGAGAATAATGAACAGGAAATAATTTATGGCTCTTTTAAATATGACTTAGGCAGACTTTATATCGCAGCAACCGATAAAGGACTTTGTTTTGTGAGTTCGCTAAATGAGCCGCTGAGTGAACTTGAAGTGTGGATGACAAAGGCATACCCAAAAGCAGTTTTGGTGGAGGATATGGCTAAATTACAGCATTACCATCAACAAATTCTAGAGTATTTTAATGGGACTAGAATTACGTTTACTTTTCCATTAGATATTAATGGGACTTTATTTCAACAAAAGGTTTGGCATGTTTTGAATGATATTCCGTATGGGGAAACAAGATATTATGGTGAAATTGCAGCAGAAATTGGACAGCCCAACTCTTTTCGGGCTGTTGGTACAGCAATCGGAAGAAATCCCGTATTGATCGTAGTTCCTTGCCATCGTGTTATCCATAAGAATGGTAAGTTAGCGGGTTATCGAGGAAAGTTAGAGATGAAAGAAAAACTGTTAAATTTAGAAAAATATACAAGAGCAACAGGTCTTGCGAATAATTAA
- the nrdD gene encoding anaerobic ribonucleoside-triphosphate reductase has product MLKTNNDFCEKLNNDKLKVLKRDGREVDFKEEKIFEALLKAQRSLTNQTDEKNIQELKDIVEEVKEEIASRFVDNIKIYEIQSIVEHTVIDAHKHELAEAYLVYRTRRDLERSQSTDINHGIHHLLLKEQTVVNENANKDSNIFNTQRDLTAGIVAKSIGLKLLPKHVANAHQKGDIHYHDLDYQPYSPMTNCCLIDFKSMFSEGFKIGNAEVESPRSIQTAAAQMAQIIANVASSQYGGCSADRIDEVLAPYSRLNYQKHLKTAKEWISGEEKQQQYAKEKTKKDIYDAMQSLEYEINTLYSSQGQTPFTTLGFGLGTDWFEREIQQSILQVRINGLGKEKRTAIFPKLVFSLKRGVNLNPEDKNYDLKKLALTCSTKRMYPDVLMYDKLVALTGSFKAPMGCRSFLQGWKDEAGNEVNAGRMNLGVVTMNLPRIALESKGDQTVFWKILEERLAVCRDALVYRVQRTKEATPENAPILYQYGAFGKRIKKEALVDDLFKGKRATVSLGYIGLYETATVFFGPEWEKNGEAKQFTIDILKEMKQHTDQWGEEQGYHFSVYSTPSESLTDRFCRLDTKKFGVIDNITDKEYYMNSFHYDVRKKPTPFEKIEFEKDYPEYTSGGFIHYCEYPNMQQNPKALEAVWDFAYDRIGYLGTNTPIDHCYDCGFDGDFDPTERGFKCPECGNTDPETCDVVKRTCGYLGNPQARPMVHGRHKEILARVKHMPKDEEDKK; this is encoded by the coding sequence ATGTTAAAAACCAATAATGATTTTTGTGAAAAACTGAACAATGATAAGTTGAAAGTGTTAAAAAGGGATGGCAGAGAAGTTGACTTTAAAGAAGAAAAAATCTTCGAGGCTTTATTGAAAGCTCAGCGTTCATTGACAAACCAAACAGACGAAAAAAACATTCAGGAGTTAAAAGACATCGTTGAAGAAGTCAAAGAAGAAATAGCGAGCCGATTTGTCGACAATATTAAAATTTATGAGATTCAAAGTATCGTCGAACACACTGTGATAGACGCACATAAACATGAATTGGCTGAAGCTTACTTGGTTTATAGGACCCGTCGTGATCTGGAAAGAAGTCAGTCAACAGATATCAATCATGGTATCCATCATCTGCTGCTCAAAGAACAGACAGTTGTAAACGAAAATGCGAATAAAGACAGTAATATTTTTAATACACAAAGAGATCTGACTGCGGGGATAGTTGCTAAATCGATTGGTCTTAAACTGTTGCCGAAACATGTAGCTAATGCTCATCAAAAAGGAGATATTCATTACCATGATTTAGATTATCAACCGTATTCACCAATGACAAATTGTTGCCTGATCGATTTCAAAAGTATGTTTAGTGAGGGATTTAAGATAGGAAATGCTGAAGTAGAAAGCCCACGTTCGATCCAAACGGCAGCTGCTCAAATGGCTCAAATTATTGCCAATGTTGCTTCCAGCCAGTATGGCGGATGTAGCGCCGATCGAATCGATGAAGTATTGGCTCCTTATAGTCGATTAAATTATCAGAAACATTTAAAAACAGCGAAAGAATGGATCTCAGGAGAAGAAAAGCAGCAGCAGTATGCAAAAGAAAAAACTAAAAAAGATATTTATGATGCGATGCAAAGTTTAGAATATGAAATCAATACGCTTTATTCATCACAAGGGCAAACACCGTTCACAACATTAGGATTTGGATTAGGAACAGATTGGTTTGAACGAGAGATTCAACAGTCTATTTTGCAAGTACGGATCAATGGATTGGGAAAAGAGAAGAGAACGGCTATTTTTCCAAAACTCGTCTTTTCATTGAAGCGAGGGGTCAATTTAAATCCAGAAGATAAAAATTACGATTTGAAAAAATTAGCACTCACTTGTTCGACGAAAAGAATGTATCCTGATGTCTTGATGTACGATAAGCTCGTCGCATTAACCGGCAGCTTTAAAGCTCCAATGGGGTGTCGCTCTTTCTTGCAAGGTTGGAAAGATGAAGCTGGAAATGAAGTGAACGCTGGAAGAATGAATTTAGGTGTCGTTACTATGAATTTGCCGCGCATAGCTTTAGAGTCTAAAGGAGACCAAACGGTATTTTGGAAAATACTGGAGGAACGGTTAGCGGTTTGCCGAGATGCGTTAGTTTACCGGGTTCAAAGAACAAAAGAAGCTACACCCGAAAATGCTCCTATATTGTATCAGTATGGAGCTTTTGGAAAGCGTATTAAAAAGGAAGCTCTTGTGGATGACCTATTTAAAGGCAAACGTGCCACAGTATCTTTAGGGTATATCGGATTATACGAAACAGCAACGGTGTTTTTTGGACCTGAATGGGAGAAAAATGGAGAAGCTAAACAATTTACAATAGATATCCTTAAAGAAATGAAGCAGCACACAGATCAGTGGGGAGAAGAACAAGGCTACCATTTTAGTGTGTATTCAACCCCAAGTGAAAGTCTAACCGATCGGTTTTGTCGCTTAGATACGAAAAAATTTGGCGTAATAGATAATATTACAGATAAAGAGTATTACATGAACAGTTTCCACTATGATGTTCGTAAAAAACCGACACCATTTGAAAAAATAGAATTTGAAAAAGATTATCCGGAATACACTTCTGGTGGATTCATTCATTATTGTGAGTATCCAAATATGCAACAGAATCCAAAAGCATTGGAAGCTGTGTGGGATTTTGCCTATGACCGTATCGGATACCTTGGGACCAATACACCAATCGATCATTGCTATGACTGCGGATTCGATGGAGATTTTGATCCGACCGAACGAGGATTTAAGTGCCCTGAATGCGGCAATACTGATCCAGAAACGTGTGATGTTGTAAAAAGAACCTGCGGCTATTTAGGTAACCCTCAAGCTAGACCAATGGTTCATGGGAGACACAAAGAAATTTTAGCCCGTGTCAAACATATGCCAAAGGATGAGGAAGATAAAAAATGA
- the nrdG gene encoding anaerobic ribonucleoside-triphosphate reductase activating protein: MRNPKPKEWLAKDYSQSRIADYKPFNFVDGEGVRCSLYMSGCLFACKGCYNKIAQNFAYGFEYTTKLEDSIIEDLRHPYVQGLTLLGGEPFLNTQVAIPLAKRIRSEYGYTKDIWSWTGYTWQELMQESEDKLELLSLLDVVVDGRFELAKKDLTLQFRGSSNQRIIDVQASLKQKEVILWENQFS, encoded by the coding sequence ATGAGAAACCCTAAACCAAAAGAGTGGCTGGCTAAGGACTATAGCCAAAGCCGAATCGCAGATTATAAACCGTTTAATTTTGTTGATGGAGAAGGAGTAAGATGCAGCCTTTATATGAGCGGGTGTTTATTTGCATGCAAAGGCTGTTACAATAAAATCGCTCAAAATTTTGCTTACGGATTTGAGTATACGACTAAACTAGAAGACTCAATCATAGAAGATTTACGGCATCCTTATGTTCAAGGTTTGACCCTCTTAGGCGGCGAGCCGTTTTTAAATACGCAAGTAGCTATCCCATTAGCCAAAAGAATCCGTTCTGAATATGGGTATACAAAAGATATTTGGTCATGGACCGGATATACTTGGCAAGAATTGATGCAAGAATCTGAGGATAAATTGGAATTGCTTTCCTTGTTGGATGTTGTCGTAGATGGGCGGTTTGAACTAGCTAAAAAGGATTTAACGTTACAGTTTCGCGGCAGTTCAAATCAACGAATCATTGATGTGCAAGCTTCATTGAAACAAAAGGAAGTTATTTTATGGGAAAATCAGTTTAGCTAA
- a CDS encoding YwbE family protein yields the protein MDGKSRVNIKIDSLVDIVLKKDQRTSKLTRGHVKRILTNSAQHPHGIKVMLKEGDQVGRVQKILTDDK from the coding sequence ATGGATGGAAAATCAAGAGTAAACATTAAGATCGATTCATTAGTCGATATTGTTTTGAAAAAAGACCAACGAACCAGTAAGTTAACTAGAGGCCATGTGAAACGGATTTTAACCAATAGCGCACAGCATCCGCATGGTATTAAAGTGATGTTGAAAGAAGGAGACCAAGTTGGTCGTGTACAAAAAATCTTAACAGATGATAAATAA
- a CDS encoding biotin transporter BioY — MSKLTTRELTLCSLMAALTYIGSFISLPLGLVPFTLQTLFVLLTGLILRKRAAFLAQSLHLFLILIFKGFQSFLSPSFGFVIGFIVGAYLMAWFLESRSFTLKTAIGAMLIGSSIFYLFGLPYMIFIVRGYMDLTMSNSLILKTGFLLFIPGDIIKAGFAFLIASRLQPFVRRLPN, encoded by the coding sequence ATGTCAAAATTAACTACACGAGAACTGACGCTTTGCAGTCTCATGGCTGCTTTAACTTATATCGGCAGTTTTATCAGCTTACCGTTAGGCCTTGTTCCCTTTACATTGCAAACACTGTTTGTCTTATTGACTGGTCTTATTTTGCGAAAGAGAGCTGCTTTTCTTGCACAAAGTTTGCATTTATTCTTAATTTTGATTTTCAAAGGGTTTCAATCTTTTTTAAGCCCTAGTTTTGGATTTGTGATTGGCTTCATTGTTGGCGCTTATCTTATGGCTTGGTTCTTAGAAAGTCGATCATTCACCCTGAAAACTGCTATAGGAGCGATGCTCATTGGCTCAAGTATCTTTTATCTATTCGGATTGCCTTATATGATTTTTATAGTACGTGGCTACATGGATCTGACAATGAGCAACAGCCTTATTCTAAAAACCGGTTTCTTATTATTTATTCCAGGAGATATCATCAAGGCCGGTTTTGCTTTTCTGATTGCTTCTCGCTTACAGCCTTTTGTGCGCCGATTACCTAATTAA
- a CDS encoding biotin--[acetyl-CoA-carboxylase] ligase, whose product MSTKLRILSVLEQQKGQSISGQTLADILGLSRTSIWKGIKTLQKEGYIIEAVTNKGYRLSAKSDVISAETIRPSLLAALQDLSMHTFKTIDSTNDEARRLSSKDPIRQGIVLSEEQTKGRGRLGKSFYSPSQTGIYMSFYLKPNLNMADAALVTTATAVAVCLAIEKLTTKKPQIKWVNDIYLGDTKICGILTEAVSDFESGKVETLIVGIGLNVKEPSAGFPTELEAIAGFLTSSAEKASFDRNLLIAEIANQFYTIYQAIEERSFLAEYKKRCFVLGKKITFKERNQQFEAVPIDIDPKGGLVVRLSDGHQRTLSYGEIIMKKPFE is encoded by the coding sequence ATGTCTACAAAATTACGCATTCTTTCTGTATTAGAACAACAAAAAGGACAGAGTATTTCCGGTCAAACATTAGCAGATATTCTAGGCCTTTCAAGAACATCTATCTGGAAAGGCATCAAAACACTACAAAAAGAAGGGTATATTATTGAAGCTGTAACCAATAAAGGGTACCGACTTTCTGCGAAATCAGATGTCATTTCTGCCGAAACCATTAGACCATCCCTATTGGCTGCTCTGCAAGACCTTTCTATGCATACTTTTAAAACGATCGACTCTACAAATGATGAAGCTCGAAGACTTTCATCAAAAGATCCTATAAGGCAGGGAATCGTTCTGTCTGAAGAACAGACTAAAGGGCGCGGACGATTAGGTAAATCTTTTTATTCTCCTAGTCAAACGGGTATTTATATGAGTTTTTATCTCAAACCTAATTTAAATATGGCTGATGCTGCTTTAGTTACCACAGCCACTGCTGTAGCTGTTTGTTTAGCTATTGAAAAATTGACCACTAAGAAACCGCAAATTAAATGGGTAAATGATATTTATCTTGGCGACACAAAAATATGCGGCATTTTAACAGAGGCGGTATCTGATTTTGAAAGTGGTAAAGTAGAGACCTTAATTGTTGGGATAGGTTTGAATGTCAAAGAACCTTCAGCCGGTTTCCCCACTGAACTAGAAGCTATTGCCGGCTTTCTTACATCTTCTGCAGAAAAGGCTAGTTTTGATCGTAACCTCCTAATAGCCGAAATTGCGAACCAGTTCTATACCATCTACCAAGCGATCGAAGAACGTTCTTTTTTAGCAGAATATAAAAAACGCTGTTTTGTGTTGGGAAAAAAAATTACGTTCAAAGAACGTAATCAACAATTTGAAGCTGTTCCGATCGATATCGATCCCAAAGGAGGACTGGTAGTCCGACTATCTGACGGTCACCAACGTACGTTGTCTTATGGCGAGATCATTATGAAAAAACCATTTGAATGA